The Mustela erminea isolate mMusErm1 chromosome 6, mMusErm1.Pri, whole genome shotgun sequence genome includes a region encoding these proteins:
- the CCDC77 gene encoding coiled-coil domain-containing protein 77 isoform X2: MPEGQRRLHQEGDIKTLKERKKAIYRCEEDSMNFTPVRTPVCRKPTTVSKHDVPCGFSGPTKWKRMSFLDSMESTPLPSTEDRLAVLCPSQELLEYYQKKMTECEEENEDLLKKLELYKAACDAQEREHVLRLYSENDRLRIREIEDKKKIQNLLALVGTDTGEVTYFYKEPPNKVSIHSKTIQAIGICEQNESSSAFRADSKVNKKKPAMREKEESSEQYQRDIQTLILQVESLQAQLEEQTKLSREQVEGLMEDRRIRIEEIQVHHQRNQDKIKELTKNLHHTQELLYESTKDFLQLRFESQNKEKSWMLEKDHLMSKIKQYSVQCKKKEEKIGKVWPVIHETHHNQNEYIKSLKDKLVQEKKLSNMYQEQCISLEEELARIREEEGVRREIFKDRTNKMGKRLQVMTRRYEALENRRILEVEGFKTDIKILRQKLKHLEQILYKATLNAQANQDLAILCEVRDSNRRAHKLQGELKNLKSKVFGLENELRLC, from the exons ATGCCAGAAGGTCAGAGAAGACTTCACCAAGAAGGCGACATTAAAACCctcaaggagaggaagaaagccaTATATAG GTGTGAAGAGGACAGCATGAACTTTACCCCAGTGCGTACCCCCGTCTGCAGAAA GCCAACGACTGTCTCCAAACACGATGTTCCCTGTGGCTTCAGTGGTCCCACCAAGTGGAAGAGAATGTCTTTCTTGGATTCAATGGAGTCGACTCCCTTGCCTTCCACGGAAGATCGTCTGGCTGTTCTCTGCCCTTCTCAGGAGCTTCTGGAATATTACCAAAAGAAGATGACCGAGtgtgaggaagaaaatgaggaccTGCTGAAGAAACTGGAACTCTACAAAGCAGCTTGTGATGCGCAG GAACGGGAACATGTTTTACGCCTCTACTCAGAAAACGACCGACTGAGAATCAG GGAGatagaagacaagaaaaagattCAGAATCTCTTGGCTCTTGTGGGCACAGACACTGGAGAAGTGACCTATTTTTATAAGGAGCCTCCAAACAAA GTCAGCATTCACTCCAAGACTATCCAGGCTATAGGTATATGTGAACAGAATGAATCTTCCTCAGCTTTCAGAGCAG attctaaagtaaacaaaaaaaaaccagcaatgagagagaaggaagaaagttcTGAGCAATATCAGAGAGACATACAAACACTTATCCTGCAG GTGGAATCACTGcaggctcagctggaagagcagaCCAAGCTTTCTAGAGAGCAAGTTGAAGGGCTCATGGAGGACAGACGGATTCGCATTGAGGAAATACAAGTTCATCACCAGAGAAATCAGGACAAAATCAAAGAGCTTACCAAAAA TCTCCATCACACCCAAGAACTTCTCTATGAGAGCACGAAAGACTTTTTGCAACTCAGATTtgaaagccaaaataaagagaagtCGTGGATGCTTGAAAAGGATCATTTGATGTCGAAGATTAAGCAATACAGCGTGCAGtgtaagaagaaagaagaaaaaattggaaaagtttGGCCAGTCATTCATGAGACTCATCATAaccaaaatgaatatattaag TCCCTAAAGGATAAGTTAGTTCAAGAGAAAAAACTGTCCAACATGTATCAAGAGCAGTGCATTTCCCTAGAAGAAGAACTTGCCCGAATTCgtgaggaagagggagtgagGAGAGAGATCTTCAAG GATCGCACTAACAAGATGGGGAAGCGTTTACAGGTGATGACAAGACGCTATGAGGCCTTGGAAAATCGGCGCATCCTGGAAGTAGAAGGCTTTAAGACGGATATTAAGATTCTCCGGCAAAAGCTGAAACACTTGGAGCAAATCCTCTATAAG GCAACACTGAATGCCCAGGCAAACCAGGATCTTGCCATTCTGTGTGAGGTGCGTGACAGCAATAGACGGGCACATAAGCTGCAAGGGGAACTGAAGAACCTTAAGTCCAAAGTCTTTGGTCTGGAGAATGAACTTAGACTCTGTTGA
- the CCDC77 gene encoding coiled-coil domain-containing protein 77 isoform X4: MPEGQRRLHQEGDIKTLKERKKAIYRCEEDSMNFTPVRTPVCRKPTTVSKHDVPCGFSGPTKWKRMSFLDSMESTPLPSTEDRLAVLCPSQELLEYYQKKMTECEEENEDLLKKLELYKAACDAQNRREIEDKKKIQNLLALVGTDTGEVTYFYKEPPNKVSIHSKTIQAIGICEQNESSSAFRADSKVNKKKPAMREKEESSEQYQRDIQTLILQVESLQAQLEEQTKLSREQVEGLMEDRRIRIEEIQVHHQRNQDKIKELTKNLHHTQELLYESTKDFLQLRFESQNKEKSWMLEKDHLMSKIKQYSVQCKKKEEKIGKVWPVIHETHHNQNEYIKSLKDKLVQEKKLSNMYQEQCISLEEELARIREEEGVRREIFKDRTNKMGKRLQVMTRRYEALENRRILEVEGFKTDIKILRQKLKHLEQILYKATLNAQANQDLAILCEVRDSNRRAHKLQGELKNLKSKVFGLENELRLC, translated from the exons ATGCCAGAAGGTCAGAGAAGACTTCACCAAGAAGGCGACATTAAAACCctcaaggagaggaagaaagccaTATATAG GTGTGAAGAGGACAGCATGAACTTTACCCCAGTGCGTACCCCCGTCTGCAGAAA GCCAACGACTGTCTCCAAACACGATGTTCCCTGTGGCTTCAGTGGTCCCACCAAGTGGAAGAGAATGTCTTTCTTGGATTCAATGGAGTCGACTCCCTTGCCTTCCACGGAAGATCGTCTGGCTGTTCTCTGCCCTTCTCAGGAGCTTCTGGAATATTACCAAAAGAAGATGACCGAGtgtgaggaagaaaatgaggaccTGCTGAAGAAACTGGAACTCTACAAAGCAGCTTGTGATGCGCAG AATCGCAGGGAGatagaagacaagaaaaagattCAGAATCTCTTGGCTCTTGTGGGCACAGACACTGGAGAAGTGACCTATTTTTATAAGGAGCCTCCAAACAAA GTCAGCATTCACTCCAAGACTATCCAGGCTATAGGTATATGTGAACAGAATGAATCTTCCTCAGCTTTCAGAGCAG attctaaagtaaacaaaaaaaaaccagcaatgagagagaaggaagaaagttcTGAGCAATATCAGAGAGACATACAAACACTTATCCTGCAG GTGGAATCACTGcaggctcagctggaagagcagaCCAAGCTTTCTAGAGAGCAAGTTGAAGGGCTCATGGAGGACAGACGGATTCGCATTGAGGAAATACAAGTTCATCACCAGAGAAATCAGGACAAAATCAAAGAGCTTACCAAAAA TCTCCATCACACCCAAGAACTTCTCTATGAGAGCACGAAAGACTTTTTGCAACTCAGATTtgaaagccaaaataaagagaagtCGTGGATGCTTGAAAAGGATCATTTGATGTCGAAGATTAAGCAATACAGCGTGCAGtgtaagaagaaagaagaaaaaattggaaaagtttGGCCAGTCATTCATGAGACTCATCATAaccaaaatgaatatattaag TCCCTAAAGGATAAGTTAGTTCAAGAGAAAAAACTGTCCAACATGTATCAAGAGCAGTGCATTTCCCTAGAAGAAGAACTTGCCCGAATTCgtgaggaagagggagtgagGAGAGAGATCTTCAAG GATCGCACTAACAAGATGGGGAAGCGTTTACAGGTGATGACAAGACGCTATGAGGCCTTGGAAAATCGGCGCATCCTGGAAGTAGAAGGCTTTAAGACGGATATTAAGATTCTCCGGCAAAAGCTGAAACACTTGGAGCAAATCCTCTATAAG GCAACACTGAATGCCCAGGCAAACCAGGATCTTGCCATTCTGTGTGAGGTGCGTGACAGCAATAGACGGGCACATAAGCTGCAAGGGGAACTGAAGAACCTTAAGTCCAAAGTCTTTGGTCTGGAGAATGAACTTAGACTCTGTTGA
- the CCDC77 gene encoding coiled-coil domain-containing protein 77 isoform X1, with the protein MPEGQRRLHQEGDIKTLKERKKAIYRCEEDSMNFTPVRTPVCRKPTTVSKHDVPCGFSGPTKWKRMSFLDSMESTPLPSTEDRLAVLCPSQELLEYYQKKMTECEEENEDLLKKLELYKAACDAQHKLEWDLQQREEEIAELQKALSDIQVCLFQEREHVLRLYSENDRLRIREIEDKKKIQNLLALVGTDTGEVTYFYKEPPNKVSIHSKTIQAIGICEQNESSSAFRADSKVNKKKPAMREKEESSEQYQRDIQTLILQVESLQAQLEEQTKLSREQVEGLMEDRRIRIEEIQVHHQRNQDKIKELTKNLHHTQELLYESTKDFLQLRFESQNKEKSWMLEKDHLMSKIKQYSVQCKKKEEKIGKVWPVIHETHHNQNEYIKSLKDKLVQEKKLSNMYQEQCISLEEELARIREEEGVRREIFKDRTNKMGKRLQVMTRRYEALENRRILEVEGFKTDIKILRQKLKHLEQILYKATLNAQANQDLAILCEVRDSNRRAHKLQGELKNLKSKVFGLENELRLC; encoded by the exons ATGCCAGAAGGTCAGAGAAGACTTCACCAAGAAGGCGACATTAAAACCctcaaggagaggaagaaagccaTATATAG GTGTGAAGAGGACAGCATGAACTTTACCCCAGTGCGTACCCCCGTCTGCAGAAA GCCAACGACTGTCTCCAAACACGATGTTCCCTGTGGCTTCAGTGGTCCCACCAAGTGGAAGAGAATGTCTTTCTTGGATTCAATGGAGTCGACTCCCTTGCCTTCCACGGAAGATCGTCTGGCTGTTCTCTGCCCTTCTCAGGAGCTTCTGGAATATTACCAAAAGAAGATGACCGAGtgtgaggaagaaaatgaggaccTGCTGAAGAAACTGGAACTCTACAAAGCAGCTTGTGATGCGCAG CATAAACTAGAATGGGATTtgcagcagagggaggaagagattgCGGAATTGCAGAAAGCTCTAAGCGATATACAGGTCTGCCTCTTCCAGGAACGGGAACATGTTTTACGCCTCTACTCAGAAAACGACCGACTGAGAATCAG GGAGatagaagacaagaaaaagattCAGAATCTCTTGGCTCTTGTGGGCACAGACACTGGAGAAGTGACCTATTTTTATAAGGAGCCTCCAAACAAA GTCAGCATTCACTCCAAGACTATCCAGGCTATAGGTATATGTGAACAGAATGAATCTTCCTCAGCTTTCAGAGCAG attctaaagtaaacaaaaaaaaaccagcaatgagagagaaggaagaaagttcTGAGCAATATCAGAGAGACATACAAACACTTATCCTGCAG GTGGAATCACTGcaggctcagctggaagagcagaCCAAGCTTTCTAGAGAGCAAGTTGAAGGGCTCATGGAGGACAGACGGATTCGCATTGAGGAAATACAAGTTCATCACCAGAGAAATCAGGACAAAATCAAAGAGCTTACCAAAAA TCTCCATCACACCCAAGAACTTCTCTATGAGAGCACGAAAGACTTTTTGCAACTCAGATTtgaaagccaaaataaagagaagtCGTGGATGCTTGAAAAGGATCATTTGATGTCGAAGATTAAGCAATACAGCGTGCAGtgtaagaagaaagaagaaaaaattggaaaagtttGGCCAGTCATTCATGAGACTCATCATAaccaaaatgaatatattaag TCCCTAAAGGATAAGTTAGTTCAAGAGAAAAAACTGTCCAACATGTATCAAGAGCAGTGCATTTCCCTAGAAGAAGAACTTGCCCGAATTCgtgaggaagagggagtgagGAGAGAGATCTTCAAG GATCGCACTAACAAGATGGGGAAGCGTTTACAGGTGATGACAAGACGCTATGAGGCCTTGGAAAATCGGCGCATCCTGGAAGTAGAAGGCTTTAAGACGGATATTAAGATTCTCCGGCAAAAGCTGAAACACTTGGAGCAAATCCTCTATAAG GCAACACTGAATGCCCAGGCAAACCAGGATCTTGCCATTCTGTGTGAGGTGCGTGACAGCAATAGACGGGCACATAAGCTGCAAGGGGAACTGAAGAACCTTAAGTCCAAAGTCTTTGGTCTGGAGAATGAACTTAGACTCTGTTGA
- the CCDC77 gene encoding coiled-coil domain-containing protein 77 isoform X3, whose protein sequence is MNFTPVRTPVCRKPTTVSKHDVPCGFSGPTKWKRMSFLDSMESTPLPSTEDRLAVLCPSQELLEYYQKKMTECEEENEDLLKKLELYKAACDAQHKLEWDLQQREEEIAELQKALSDIQVCLFQEREHVLRLYSENDRLRIREIEDKKKIQNLLALVGTDTGEVTYFYKEPPNKVSIHSKTIQAIGICEQNESSSAFRADSKVNKKKPAMREKEESSEQYQRDIQTLILQVESLQAQLEEQTKLSREQVEGLMEDRRIRIEEIQVHHQRNQDKIKELTKNLHHTQELLYESTKDFLQLRFESQNKEKSWMLEKDHLMSKIKQYSVQCKKKEEKIGKVWPVIHETHHNQNEYIKSLKDKLVQEKKLSNMYQEQCISLEEELARIREEEGVRREIFKDRTNKMGKRLQVMTRRYEALENRRILEVEGFKTDIKILRQKLKHLEQILYKATLNAQANQDLAILCEVRDSNRRAHKLQGELKNLKSKVFGLENELRLC, encoded by the exons ATGAACTTTACCCCAGTGCGTACCCCCGTCTGCAGAAA GCCAACGACTGTCTCCAAACACGATGTTCCCTGTGGCTTCAGTGGTCCCACCAAGTGGAAGAGAATGTCTTTCTTGGATTCAATGGAGTCGACTCCCTTGCCTTCCACGGAAGATCGTCTGGCTGTTCTCTGCCCTTCTCAGGAGCTTCTGGAATATTACCAAAAGAAGATGACCGAGtgtgaggaagaaaatgaggaccTGCTGAAGAAACTGGAACTCTACAAAGCAGCTTGTGATGCGCAG CATAAACTAGAATGGGATTtgcagcagagggaggaagagattgCGGAATTGCAGAAAGCTCTAAGCGATATACAGGTCTGCCTCTTCCAGGAACGGGAACATGTTTTACGCCTCTACTCAGAAAACGACCGACTGAGAATCAG GGAGatagaagacaagaaaaagattCAGAATCTCTTGGCTCTTGTGGGCACAGACACTGGAGAAGTGACCTATTTTTATAAGGAGCCTCCAAACAAA GTCAGCATTCACTCCAAGACTATCCAGGCTATAGGTATATGTGAACAGAATGAATCTTCCTCAGCTTTCAGAGCAG attctaaagtaaacaaaaaaaaaccagcaatgagagagaaggaagaaagttcTGAGCAATATCAGAGAGACATACAAACACTTATCCTGCAG GTGGAATCACTGcaggctcagctggaagagcagaCCAAGCTTTCTAGAGAGCAAGTTGAAGGGCTCATGGAGGACAGACGGATTCGCATTGAGGAAATACAAGTTCATCACCAGAGAAATCAGGACAAAATCAAAGAGCTTACCAAAAA TCTCCATCACACCCAAGAACTTCTCTATGAGAGCACGAAAGACTTTTTGCAACTCAGATTtgaaagccaaaataaagagaagtCGTGGATGCTTGAAAAGGATCATTTGATGTCGAAGATTAAGCAATACAGCGTGCAGtgtaagaagaaagaagaaaaaattggaaaagtttGGCCAGTCATTCATGAGACTCATCATAaccaaaatgaatatattaag TCCCTAAAGGATAAGTTAGTTCAAGAGAAAAAACTGTCCAACATGTATCAAGAGCAGTGCATTTCCCTAGAAGAAGAACTTGCCCGAATTCgtgaggaagagggagtgagGAGAGAGATCTTCAAG GATCGCACTAACAAGATGGGGAAGCGTTTACAGGTGATGACAAGACGCTATGAGGCCTTGGAAAATCGGCGCATCCTGGAAGTAGAAGGCTTTAAGACGGATATTAAGATTCTCCGGCAAAAGCTGAAACACTTGGAGCAAATCCTCTATAAG GCAACACTGAATGCCCAGGCAAACCAGGATCTTGCCATTCTGTGTGAGGTGCGTGACAGCAATAGACGGGCACATAAGCTGCAAGGGGAACTGAAGAACCTTAAGTCCAAAGTCTTTGGTCTGGAGAATGAACTTAGACTCTGTTGA